In Haliscomenobacter hydrossis DSM 1100, the DNA window CCGATGATTTCAGGACAGATACCATCAACTACCGTTCCTTGCGGGCGGGAAGGTATCAGGTCATCGTTAGGGACGTGAATAATTGTGTCGACACTTGTGGTTTCGTCCTCGATCCGGTGGCCTGCACGGTGCAAGGCGCTGCCCAAATCACCAATCCCACTTGCAACGGAAGCCTCACGGGCAGCATCAATGTGACCGCAAGCGGAAACAATGGCGCGGTAAACTACTTTTGGAACAATCCACTGGCCAGTGGCCAAAACCCCACTTCTCTTCCCGCCGGAAATTACACGGTAACCCTCACCGATGCGGCGCAATGTTCGGATACCCTCCGTGTAACTTTAACTGACCCACCAGCACTGAACCTGAGCCTGAACCTTGAACGTCAGCCTACGGCGGCCAATCCAACCGGAGGCAGTTTGCGGGTAACTTTTTCGGGAGGAACGCCCAATTATTCCATTTCTACCAACCGCAACAACAATTTCAGCAGCATTGGCAATGCTGGTTTCCTCAACATTGACAATGTAAGTGCCGGAAACTTAACGGTAATCCTCCGCGACCGACTTGGATGTAGAGACACTGCGTTTATCCGAATTGAAGAAATCCCCTGTAACCTGAGTGTTGATGTTGCCGCCACCCGAGCCGACTGTGCCAGTAGTCACCTGAACTCAAGCGTCAGCAACGGTACCGCACCCTACCAGTATACCTGGAGCAATCCGGTTTTTAATGGCATCGCCAATCCACGCAACGCAACGCCTGGTCGGTATGTGGTGACCGTCAGCGATGCACAGGGTTGTTTGGCCATCGACAGTATTGTGGTGCTGGATGATCCTGCGGCTTTGCAAATCCAGCTCCGGGTAGCCAATCCACGCTGCCCCGGGGATTTGGGGCTCCTTACCGTACAAGCAATCAGCGGTGGGCAAGGGCCATTCAACCTCAGCTTGGACAATGGAACGCCTCAACGGTTCAGCAACCCACCTTTTTCGCTGAGAAACCTCAACCCCGGCAACTTTAGCCTGAACATCAGCAATGCCTCCGGGTGCAGCCTCGATACCAGTTTTACCATTGTTGCGCCTATCGCGCTGAGTCTGGATTTAGGGCCAGATACGACCTTGCGCAAAGGCGCCAGCCTAACTTTTAGCCCCCAGGTCAATTTTGACCCGATGGTCATTATCTGGTCGCCATTGACTGCCCTCAGTGGCACCGAAGGACTGAATGCCCGGGCTGAACCACAAGTCAGTACCACTTATGCGCTGGTATTGCGCGACAGCTTGGGTTGTGAGGTGCGCGACAACATTCGGGTGATTGTATCCGGGTTGCTGGAAGCGTATTTCCCTACCGCATTTAGCCCCAACGAAGACAATGTCAACGATTATTTTACGGCTTACGCCAACACAGAGGTGGAGCGCATTGAAGTCCTGCGCATTTTTGACCGCTGGGGCGGGATGGTATTTGAAGGGAAAGACATCCCGCTCAACGACCCCAGCCAGGGTTGGGATGGAACCACCAGGGGGCAGTTGGCAGCAGGTGGTTTGTATGTGTATTACAGTGTGGTGAGGCTGCGGAATGGGAGTACGTACCGCGCAGCGGGGGAGGTGAATTTAGTGCGCTGAGGCGGTGTTTTGCACCACAGCAGATTCGCACAGATGTACACAGGTTATGCATAAAACCTGTGTACATCTGTGCGAATCTGTAGTGAATGTTGCTCTCTCCTTTTTACTCATCTTGATATTTATTTGAATTTTAGTTGTCTGCGGACAAGCCAGTGCCGCAGCCGCTCTGGCAAATACCTGATCATAAAATGTACGGCGCGTGCATCGGTGCCAATGAAATATTTAAACCCTGGATTTTTGGCTTCCAGGGCTTTTTTAAGCACCAGAGCAGCCTTGTCCGCCGTCAGCCCCATGGCTTCAACGGCGGAGGATAACTTTTTCGCTGCAAGGAGATTGTCCTGATACAATTCCACGCCCTGTTGGGGTAGCCTATGCAAAGATGCCATTGCACTTTCACCCGTTCGTTGCCAAATTCTGGTTTTTACCGCCCCGGAAATGATCACCATCACCTTGATCCCCTGCGGGTCCAATTCAAAACGCAGCGCTTCGCTAAAGCCGAGGATGGCAAATTTTGCCGCAGTATAAAATTGCACAAAGGGAAAAGCCGAAATACTGCTGACCGAGCCTACATTGATGATGCGGGCATGAGTTGAATTTGCCGCCGCATACAAGCGGAGCAGGGGAATAAATTGTTGAGTCAAATTCACCATCCCCCAAAAATGGGTGTCCAACAATTCCCTGGCCTTTGCTTCGTCGGTGTATTCGGTGGGGGCCGAATACCCATTGCCTGCGTTGTTGATGAGGGCCATCAGCCCGGCATCGCCTACGGCTTGTTCAATCCGGGTATGGGCTGCGGCGATGTGATCGGCATTGTTCACATCCAGGATGATGGGGATCAGGTTGGGAAAGCCCAAGGCCAAAAGGTGGTCCATGGCGGCTGGGCTTCTGACCCCGGCGAATACGGTATAGCCCGATTTGGCCAATAAAATAGCGGTAGCTTGTCCGATTCCGGAGGAAGTGCCGGTGATGAGGATTGAGCGGTGGTGCATGGGTGGAGGTAATGGAACGTTCATGTGTATTCAGAAAGTGTTGCGGGTAGAAGGCTTAATCAGCGTGAAACAAAGGTGAAGATACACGATTGTCTATTGATTTTGAATATTTTATCTTGATTGCCAGTGCTTTGAATAATCGTCAATACCACTATTCTTCAATAGACTTGAGCCTAAATTTCATTAATTACTTGATTATCAAATCACCTCAAGTCGAATATTTTTTTTATTTTTATCCCATTACAAACTCAACCCAGCAGCACCCATGCCCACAACCCTTCAAAATCCACTCGTTGACACGGATTGGGTCGACATCATCGACAGCCTTGAAGCTGAAAAATGCGTCATTTTCCTCGGCAGTGGCGTGTACCATAGCCCTGGTGGCCAAAATCTGGAAACCGAATTGGGCCAATGGCTGGATGTAGAGCAGCCCCATCACCCGATGATTCAGGTGTACAACGACGACGGGTTTTTCCTCTTCCGCAATGCCCGCAAGCACAAGCGCAAGGTCATTACCCAAATCAAAAACTTTTACAACCAGCCTTTTCCTGAAACCAGCGCCCGTTTTGCCCAACTGGCGCAAATGCCTTTCAGCATCATCGTGTCCCTGATGCCCGACAACATCCTGGCGCGCACTTTTGACGAATTGGGGCTGAACTACCAACCCGATTTTTACTTCCGCAACCGCAAATACCCCGAGTTTTTTGAAAAACCGGCCAAAAACAAACCCCTGATCTACAACCTGTTGGGCAACATCGAAGAACCCGAAAGCCTGGTGCTCACCCATAGCGATTTTTTTGATTACCTGGAATCGGTGTTCCTGGCGCGGAGCATGCACCCCGACTTGCGGGAAGAACTCGAAAGCGCCGAGCGCTACATCTTTCTGGGTTTGCCTTACGAAAAATGGTATTTCCAACTCCTGCTGCGGGTATTGTCCATGAACTCAGACAAACTCAAGGACGTGGAGCGCCTGGCCCTGGAAGAGTTTCAAAACCCCAAGTTGCAAACCCTCTACACCGAAGAATTTAAGATCAATTTTTTTCCCAGCAATCCGGAGTTGTTCATCGCCAATTTGTACCAGGCCTGTCAAAGTGCCGGGGTGCTGAAAAAGCTGCCCAGCCCTGACCCTACCCTGGCGCAAGTGGAAGAACGCAGCCCCGCTGCACTCGAAGAACTCATCGCCAAAGCCGATACCGAATCCGCCTTTATGCACCTGAAAGTTTTTCTGGATCGCCGCAAACCCCGTAGCTACGCCCTGGCCAACGACCTGGTGGTGCTGCACAACCAGTACAACCTGCTGCGCCAACGCGAGCTGCGCGGCACGATTTATCCGCAGGATGTGCCGGTGGAAAATGCGCAGATTGTGGAGCGTTTGTTGGGTTTGATTGAAAAGGCGGAGGGCTTGGGATAAAAACATAACGATTGAAATTTTTCACCACATATTCGCACAGATTTTCACAGATTTTTTATGTTGATTTTTTTGAAATAATCTGTGAAAATCTGTGCGAATCCGTGGTGAAAACCCAAGCAGCGCAGCTGCCCAAAACAAATAAGTGGTAAAGCAACACCAATGACCAACACCCCTCCATACCCACCTACTCCTTCCGGGTGCCCGTACCGCTACCCCGGCGTTCAGCCATTCACCACCGCCCAAAGCGCAGTCTTCTACGGCCGCGAGCAAGACACCGCCGACCTGTACCGCCTCATCCGCCGCGAAGCCCTGGTGGTGCTGTACGGTAAAAGTGGGCTGGGCAAAAGTTCGCTGCTCAACGCGGGCATCGTGCCACATTGCCTCGTGGAAGCCGAATACACCCCCGTGGTGATCAAATTTGGCGCCTGGACGGAGGGCAAAACCGATACCCCCCTTGAACTGACCAAAGCCTACCTCAGTACGGGTTATGCCTCCTCGGACACCCTGCAAAAACTGCTGCCCGAGGAAGACTCTCTCTGGCGCTGCGCCAAAAACCGCCAACTGCAAGGCGGTGGCCGCCCCCTGCTCATCTTCGACCAGTTTGAAGAACTCTTCACCTACCCCGAAGCGGCCATCCGCGCTTTCCGGCAAGAACTGGCCGAGCTGCTGCACACCGAGCTGCCCCTGCGCTACCGCCGCCTGCTGGATGCCGAGGCCGCACCTGAGCTGAGCGAAGCCGAGGAAGAAGCGCTCGAAACCCCACTCGAAGCCCGCATCGTATTTGCCATCCGCTCCGACCGCATGCACCTGCTGCACCAGTTGGCCGAGCACCTGCCCAATATCCTGCGCAACCTGTACGAGCTGCGCGCCCTCAATCCACTGGATGCCCAGGCGGCCATTGTGCAACCCGCTCAACAGGAAGGTGATTTTAGTACCCCCCCCTTTACCTGGTCGCCCACCGCCTTGAGCGCCCTGCTGGGCTACCTGCAAGACCCCCTGGATGAAAACCGCGTGGAGGGCATCCTACTGCAACTACTTTGCCAGTATTTTGAGGAAAAACTGGTAGAACAGCAGGGGCTGCGCCAAATAGAAGGCCAGCACCTGGGCGAGCTGGAAAAAATCATCGAAAACTACTACCACGATAAACTGGCCTCCCTGCCCGACGACAGCACCCAATACGCCGCACGCAAACTCATCGAAGAAGGACTGGTGATGGAGGGCGAAAACATCCGCCTCTCGCTGCACGAAGCCCAAATCACCAAGCAGTACGGCGTGGACGCCGATTTGCTGGAGCGCTTGGTGAACAGCCGCTTGCTGCGGGCAGAGCCGTTTTTGCGGGGTGGATACACGTATGAATTGGCGCACGACCGGCTGGTGGCGCCGGTGCTGCGGGCGAAACAGGAGCGACTGGCGCAGGAGGCTCAGGCGGCAGCAGAACTGGCGCGTTTGTCCAAAGAAAAAGAACTGGCGGAAGAGCGCCGGAAAAGGCGACGGGCGACGGGACTGGCGGTAGCTGGGTTTTTGTTGGCGGCAGTGGCGTTTGTGGCTACGATTTTTGCATTTAGTCAAACTGAGGTGGCCAGGAAGGCCAAAGTAAATGCGGAAAAAGCCGAAAAATCTGCCCTGGATAGTGCAGATGTGGCGCTCAGGCAGCGGGAACTGGCACAAGTAGCGCAGCTAAAATCACAACGCGACGCAGAGATTGCCAGTCAAAAAACGATAGAAGCTCAGCGCAATTTAAAACTGGCAGACGATAACCTGGCGCTGGCCCAACGCGAAGCCGTGCGTGCTAAAGACGCCCTGGATCAAGTACAAAAAGAAAAAACAGCTACTGAAGAACAACGCCGGTTGGCCGAAGAAAACTTCCGTAAAGCTCAGGAAAACGAAAAAGAAGCTGCTAACCAAAGAGATAAAGCAAATGAGAGTTATCGGGAGGCGACTGAACAGAGAGACAAAGCCGAACAAGCCCTGCGCAATCTTGAAAAAGCCACTGCCGACGTAGTACGCGCCATCTTGCGAGATGCAGATCGCCATATTTTACAATTGGACTACACCAATGCCTGGAATAAACTGCGCGAGGCCGCAGCGCTAAATGCTGCAAAAACAGAAGTAGGCACAGCCATGCTTGAGTTGGCCTTCTGGCATGCGGAAAGTGGTGCTTTTCAACCAGCAAAAGGAATGCTGGATACAGCAAGCCAATACTTAGGTAAAGCTATCTCTACCGATGGTTTGGGGGTAGAAACAACCGATCTTTTGCCCCGAAAAAAATTATTCCGTGCTGCTATAGAGCAGCTACATGCAGAAAAATTTGTAGCACTAATGGAGCGCTATTACCCTGTTGAGGCCAACCTAGCAAAAGTTGGAGAAGGAAATTTAAACCGAGGTAATTACCTTGTCTCAATCAGTTCTTTTTATTTGGCCAAAACCGAAGTCACCTATTGGCAATGGGGACTCTATGTCGCAGCAAGTGATGTGGAAATGGACAAACCTGGCTGGGGAACTGAAGGGAACAACCCCGCAGTATATCTCAGTTGGTATGATGCTACCGATTATTGCAATTGGGTGAGTACCCAGATGGGGTATCCAAATGTTTATGCCCGACAAGGAGATGAGGTGTCAATCAACTGGAACGCAAAAGGATTTCGCTTACCCACTGAAGCAGAATGGGAGTATGCCGCCCGTGGAGGGGCACAGCAGCAAAATTTTGAATACAGCGGGAGCAATGAGATAGAGGAGGTAGCTTGGTATGCTGAAAACTCAGGCAGCAGAACCCGTCCTGTGGGTATCAAAAAGGCCAACTCGCTTGGCTTATTTGATATGAGCGGCAACGTATGGGAATGGTGCTGGGATTGGTACGGTGACTACGACCCCGCCGCAAAAGCCGATCCCCGCGGCCCCAATAAAGGCTCCCTCCGTGTTCGCCGTGGCGGATCGTGGTTCTACTACCCGTTCAGCGCGCGCGTGGCCGATCGCTACGACGTCACGCCGGATCGCCGCGACGATGGTATCGGTTTTCGTCTAGCCAGGCAGCAGTAGCTTTTTGTCTTTTTTACCTTTTTACCAGGTATTTTTTTTTAAAAGCCTGTGCGCCGTAGCGCACAGGCTTTTTTACGTTATATAGAATCCCTGCAAAGGGGATATATGCGAAGCATCGATTTTTACATATATATGCGAAATAAAAAAACACAGCCAATCGTTCTCTGTAATATATGATCTGCATATATGGACATGAGGATCTTCACACTGCCATTTGATGCGGTTTCAGAGGGGTTTCCGGATGAAATCGTGACGGAATTTTGCCTCAACAAGAAGGTACACAGTTTGCAGGCGCAATTCTTTTTGCACGAGGGTCGGCCATTCTGGTCGGTAGCGGTACAGTACGAGGTGCTGGTACACGGGGAAGAGAAGGTACGGGATCTGGATGAGGCGCAGCAACAATTGTATACCCGCCTGCGGGAATGGCGCAAAAAGCAGGCCGAGAAAGAGGGTGTGCCGGTGTTTATTTTGGCCACCAATCAGCACTTGACGAACATGGTTCGGTTGAAAGCACAGTCGCTGGAAACCTTGAAACAGATCAAGGGCTTTGGCCCCAAAAAAACGCAAAAATACGGCAAGCAGATCATTGCCATCATCAAGGCGTTTTATGAAGAAAAACCTGCTGAGGCTCCACCGGAGCCAACAGATAAAAAAGACACACCATTTTAAACCGGAAAAATCATGGCCAGCCCAAACCAATACCCGCTTTACGAGCACTGGTACAAAACCATGAATTGGCTCCTGGATCGTTGCGATCGGATGCCCAAACACCTGCGCTTTACCGTCAGTGGCCGTATGGTCACGATGAGCACCGATATCGCTGAACTGTTGCTGGAGGCCATTTACTCCCGGGACAAGCTCCCCAAGCTGCAAGCAATCAACTTGCAATTGGAAAAACTGCGCCTGTATTGCCGCCTCTGCAAAGACCGCAACTATTTTACCCTGACCCAATACGAGTACATTTCCCGAGAAATCAATGAAGCTGGAAAAATGTGTGGTGGATGGATGAAAAACCATAGCGCGGAATGAAAAGAACCGGGAATTTATTTGCAGCCTTTACCGCTTTCCCGAACCTGTTGAACGCTTACTACAAAGCGCGAAAGGGTACGCGACGCAATCAGGAAACGGGCTTCTTTTTTTTGAACCTGGAGGCAGAATTGTTTCAGCTTCAGGAAGAATTACTGCAATTGACCTACCAGCCACAGCCCTATCGGTATTTCCAAATCTACGACCCCAAAGAGCGCACCATTTCTGTAGCGGCCTTCCGGGATCGGGTAGTTCACCATGCCTTGGTCAATGTATTGGAACCCGTATATGAGCGAATCTTCATTTACGACAGCTACGCCACACGCAAAGGCAAGGGCAATCACCTGGCATTATTGCGTGCACAACAGATGATCCGCATCCATCCCTTGTTTTTAAAAAGTGATGTAGACAAATATTTCGACAGCATCAGCCAGGAGCGTTTAATGGAAATCATTGCCCACAAAATTAAAGATGCCCAGTTATTGGACATTACAGCCCGCATCATCCGGAACGGAGGGCATCGTGGATTGGGTTTGCCCATTGGCAACCTCACCAGTCAGTTTTTCGCCAATGTTTACCTCAATGAGCTGGATTATTTTGTAAAGCACCAGCTCAAGGGGAAATATTATATTCGCTACATGGATGATTTTGTGTTGTTTGAACCAGATCGAAGAACCCTGAAATCTCATTTAACGGCCATTCAATATTTTTTAGCTGACTCCCTACAATTGCAACTCAAACCTTCGGCAACTTTCATCAACAGTTCTGCCAATGGGCTTACTTTTTTGGGCAAAAGGATCTTCCCTCAGGCCATTCGTATCGCTCGACCAAATTTGTTGCGCATGACCCGTAAAATGAAAAACCGTGAAGAGGAATACAAAGAAGGTACCATCAGTGAAGAAGATTTTCTGGCTTCAATGAACAGTTATTGGGCTTGTCTTGCCTTTGGAGATACCTATGGCTTGCGCAAAAAATTGGCTTCATCATAAAATAGGTAAAGTGGGCATGAGGCTCCAACCGTGTTAACCGTGGCGGATCGTGGAACAACAACCCGATCAACGCGCGCGTGGCCAATCGCAACAACAACACGCCGGATAACCGCAACAATAATATCGGTTTTCGCCTAGCCAATACAGCCGACATATTTCCAGAATGCCAGTCTCCTTGTTTTGCGGGGATGCTGGTAGGGTGACTGCTGCTGTCCAGCCCACTTGACCTGCATCTGAGCAGAAACGCTCGGATCGAATATCCAACCGTAGTTTCCGCTTAGTAGCGCTGTCGAAGAGCGGAAACTATAACTCCAGCGGTGTTTTAACCACATATCTTGAAGCTGCCCGGGAGCAAATATCTAAATCAATCTATTTTTTCAGATAGCTGCCCCCCGGGCAGCTTCCATTGATTAAACAGGGCATCGGGAATGCTACCTAGATAGCTGCCCGCCGGGCAGCCGAGGGTCGATCAGTGCTAAGAAAAGCCAAAAAAACAACACCTAATAACATCGTACAAACTTACATTTTTCCAAAACCAGTCGCGTAGCGACGAGTCATTTTGTAATAGCGGGTAGCACATTTTACCCATCACTCCGTAAGCGCTCGTCAATCTTTCTTCGCCGCCTTCGGCAGCAAGCTCGACGATCGCGGGTACCCAAACCCTACGTAAATGACCATTAGATTTGAGACAAGTTGATTATCAGGTAATTGATTCATTGTCAAATGATTTTGAGTTAAGAGTTAAGAATACATGACTTACGAGTTTAGAAGTGGGCTACCGCAGCGACTCAGACATGCAACGCCGAATAAGTCGCTGCGGTAGCCCACTTCTAAACTCGTAAGTCATGTACTCGTCACTCGTCACTCAAAAAAACAAGAAAATTATCAATTGCTTGATCATCAACTTGCCTCAAGTCCATTATACTCCAACCTCAATGGCCACGCAGGATGCCAAACCCGCGATCGTCGAGCCCGCTCGCGACAGCGAGCAATTTGGGATCGACGAGCGCTCACGGAGTGACGCGTAAAATCTTCAACCTCTACTGATACCGTTCCATAAATTCCCGCATCGCCCCAACAAATCGCGTCGGTTGCTCGTAATGCGGCGAATGCCCGCAGCGCTCAAACTCCACTTTTGTTTTTCGATCCGGCGCTGTGCCCAAGGTTTTGAACGCAAAATCGGCCAGTTCCACCGGGAGTGTAGGGTCATCCTTGCCCCAAAGCACCAAGGCTGGAATGGTGATGCGTCGCAGTTCGGGGCGAAAATCCAGTCCATCGGCAAAACGGGCATCGACCTTGTTGGTAAAATAGGCGAGGGAATAGGGCGAACGCAGCAACAGTTTGCCGTAATCGATCTGGTTGGTGTCGGCCAAACTTACCGCATCGAAAGCCGTATCCAAAGCTGCCGCAAAAATGTACGGCTCTTTGTCTGAGTATTTGGGAGCCGGGTGTTGTTGATACCAATCGATGACGTATTGCCAGAATTTCAGGTCTTTACCTTCGGCGATCTTGGCGGGTACCCGCTCCAGGGTCCAGTTTTTTACCACCTGTACTTCCAGCGAATCAAACACCGAACCATCCACGTCAATCCAGCCTTTTACTTTTTGCTGGTTGTTGTTGCGGCCCAGCCAGGCGGCACTGAGGCCACCACCCCAACTGTGGCCAAGCATGAAGAGTTTGGGGTTGTTGAATTGCTGCTGGACAAAGTCTACAACCACGTCTACATCTTCCACAAATTGATCGATGCTGAGTGTCGATTTTTTGGGGTCACCTTGTGAAAGGCCGGAAAAACGCTGATCCCAATACACCACAGCGTAGTCTTTTTCCAGTTCGGAAAAACTTTTGGTCACTGCAAATTCGTGCCCGGAAGCGCCGGGGCCACCGTGAACCGTGATCAAAAACACCCCCGAAGCGAGGTTGCCTTTGACCCAAACGGGCATGGCCGCGCCTTTGTGGCGAATGAAGTAGTAGTTGCCTTCGCTGAGGTATTCCGATTTTTCGCAGGCAAAAAGAAAGGAGGCGATAAGAGCGAGCCAAATGAGCTGTTTCATGATTATTTTTTTTGTCGCCGCAGATCGTACAGATTTTTTCAACAACCCAGATTACATCTTTTTTACCGCAGAGTAACGGAGTATACGCGGAGTTTCGCGGAGTTTTTTAGGGCACCTGCGGTGCGTAGAGGCCACGGAGGTCGCCTTTGCTGAAGCTTGGGTCCTTACCCTTTAGCAAGTCTCATCTTGGCTTGATCTTGTGCAAGATCTTCCTGGTGTCCGAACTCCAGCCGCCGCAGGTGGCAAACTCCTTAATACTAAAAAACTCCGCGCATACTCCGTTACTCTGCGGTAAAAAATGTGTAATTTGAGTCAATCAAAAGAATATCTGCGTTGATCAGCAGGCAGGTTTTTTTAATTGATCCGGTGGATGAACCCCACTTGCAAAGCCAGGTGCGGCAATGCCAGGTTGTTGAACGGCAATTGCCAAAAGACCTTGGGACGGAAATAAATCAGGTTGGCATTGTCCGAATTTTTGCTCAGGTTGTAGCCCACGCCCAGCGTTACCGAAGGCATGATGTCCAAATTGGCGAAGGCAGAAGCCCGACGGATGTTGCCATTTTCGTCGCGCTGGAAAACACCATCGCCATTGTAAAAGCTGAGTAGGGTACCCAAGCCCAGGTACTGCTCGGTAAAAATCCCCGAAGCGTGGTAGCGCCGCAGGCCGGTGTGTACATCCATAAATACCCCAGTGTGGTTGCGGGCATGTACGTAAGCGCCGATGTCGCCGCGAAAAATGGTCGATACTTTTTTGGATTGGGGTTTTTCCAATTCAAGGTGAGCAACCAGGCCGGGGTGGGTCGCGGTTTCACCGAAATACCCCAGTCCGAGGTTTAGTGTTTTTTGTGCGGATAAGTTTGTCGCACTCAGCATGAGTAAGAGTCCGAAAGTGCACAACCATGATACATTTTTCATCATAACAATTTAAAAGGGTGATAAAAGTGGGTTGCATGTAAGCACCAATGGGATACAAAAAAACAGGGCTGGGCCTCGCAAAAAACCACAGAATAAGCCGAAGTAGATGGCTTTTGGGCTGAAGTAGATGAAATA includes these proteins:
- a CDS encoding SDR family NAD(P)-dependent oxidoreductase gives rise to the protein MNVPLPPPMHHRSILITGTSSGIGQATAILLAKSGYTVFAGVRSPAAMDHLLALGFPNLIPIILDVNNADHIAAAHTRIEQAVGDAGLMALINNAGNGYSAPTEYTDEAKARELLDTHFWGMVNLTQQFIPLLRLYAAANSTHARIINVGSVSSISAFPFVQFYTAAKFAILGFSEALRFELDPQGIKVMVIISGAVKTRIWQRTGESAMASLHRLPQQGVELYQDNLLAAKKLSSAVEAMGLTADKAALVLKKALEAKNPGFKYFIGTDARAVHFMIRYLPERLRHWLVRRQLKFK
- a CDS encoding SIR2 family protein, producing MPTTLQNPLVDTDWVDIIDSLEAEKCVIFLGSGVYHSPGGQNLETELGQWLDVEQPHHPMIQVYNDDGFFLFRNARKHKRKVITQIKNFYNQPFPETSARFAQLAQMPFSIIVSLMPDNILARTFDELGLNYQPDFYFRNRKYPEFFEKPAKNKPLIYNLLGNIEEPESLVLTHSDFFDYLESVFLARSMHPDLREELESAERYIFLGLPYEKWYFQLLLRVLSMNSDKLKDVERLALEEFQNPKLQTLYTEEFKINFFPSNPELFIANLYQACQSAGVLKKLPSPDPTLAQVEERSPAALEELIAKADTESAFMHLKVFLDRRKPRSYALANDLVVLHNQYNLLRQRELRGTIYPQDVPVENAQIVERLLGLIEKAEGLG
- a CDS encoding SUMF1/EgtB/PvdO family nonheme iron enzyme translates to MTNTPPYPPTPSGCPYRYPGVQPFTTAQSAVFYGREQDTADLYRLIRREALVVLYGKSGLGKSSLLNAGIVPHCLVEAEYTPVVIKFGAWTEGKTDTPLELTKAYLSTGYASSDTLQKLLPEEDSLWRCAKNRQLQGGGRPLLIFDQFEELFTYPEAAIRAFRQELAELLHTELPLRYRRLLDAEAAPELSEAEEEALETPLEARIVFAIRSDRMHLLHQLAEHLPNILRNLYELRALNPLDAQAAIVQPAQQEGDFSTPPFTWSPTALSALLGYLQDPLDENRVEGILLQLLCQYFEEKLVEQQGLRQIEGQHLGELEKIIENYYHDKLASLPDDSTQYAARKLIEEGLVMEGENIRLSLHEAQITKQYGVDADLLERLVNSRLLRAEPFLRGGYTYELAHDRLVAPVLRAKQERLAQEAQAAAELARLSKEKELAEERRKRRRATGLAVAGFLLAAVAFVATIFAFSQTEVARKAKVNAEKAEKSALDSADVALRQRELAQVAQLKSQRDAEIASQKTIEAQRNLKLADDNLALAQREAVRAKDALDQVQKEKTATEEQRRLAEENFRKAQENEKEAANQRDKANESYREATEQRDKAEQALRNLEKATADVVRAILRDADRHILQLDYTNAWNKLREAAALNAAKTEVGTAMLELAFWHAESGAFQPAKGMLDTASQYLGKAISTDGLGVETTDLLPRKKLFRAAIEQLHAEKFVALMERYYPVEANLAKVGEGNLNRGNYLVSISSFYLAKTEVTYWQWGLYVAASDVEMDKPGWGTEGNNPAVYLSWYDATDYCNWVSTQMGYPNVYARQGDEVSINWNAKGFRLPTEAEWEYAARGGAQQQNFEYSGSNEIEEVAWYAENSGSRTRPVGIKKANSLGLFDMSGNVWEWCWDWYGDYDPAAKADPRGPNKGSLRVRRGGSWFYYPFSARVADRYDVTPDRRDDGIGFRLARQQ
- a CDS encoding HRDC domain-containing protein; the encoded protein is MRIFTLPFDAVSEGFPDEIVTEFCLNKKVHSLQAQFFLHEGRPFWSVAVQYEVLVHGEEKVRDLDEAQQQLYTRLREWRKKQAEKEGVPVFILATNQHLTNMVRLKAQSLETLKQIKGFGPKKTQKYGKQIIAIIKAFYEEKPAEAPPEPTDKKDTPF
- the avd gene encoding diversity-generating retroelement protein Avd, whose translation is MASPNQYPLYEHWYKTMNWLLDRCDRMPKHLRFTVSGRMVTMSTDIAELLLEAIYSRDKLPKLQAINLQLEKLRLYCRLCKDRNYFTLTQYEYISREINEAGKMCGGWMKNHSAE
- a CDS encoding reverse transcriptase/maturase family protein → MKRTGNLFAAFTAFPNLLNAYYKARKGTRRNQETGFFFLNLEAELFQLQEELLQLTYQPQPYRYFQIYDPKERTISVAAFRDRVVHHALVNVLEPVYERIFIYDSYATRKGKGNHLALLRAQQMIRIHPLFLKSDVDKYFDSISQERLMEIIAHKIKDAQLLDITARIIRNGGHRGLGLPIGNLTSQFFANVYLNELDYFVKHQLKGKYYIRYMDDFVLFEPDRRTLKSHLTAIQYFLADSLQLQLKPSATFINSSANGLTFLGKRIFPQAIRIARPNLLRMTRKMKNREEEYKEGTISEEDFLASMNSYWACLAFGDTYGLRKKLASS
- a CDS encoding alpha/beta fold hydrolase encodes the protein MKQLIWLALIASFLFACEKSEYLSEGNYYFIRHKGAAMPVWVKGNLASGVFLITVHGGPGASGHEFAVTKSFSELEKDYAVVYWDQRFSGLSQGDPKKSTLSIDQFVEDVDVVVDFVQQQFNNPKLFMLGHSWGGGLSAAWLGRNNNQQKVKGWIDVDGSVFDSLEVQVVKNWTLERVPAKIAEGKDLKFWQYVIDWYQQHPAPKYSDKEPYIFAAALDTAFDAVSLADTNQIDYGKLLLRSPYSLAYFTNKVDARFADGLDFRPELRRITIPALVLWGKDDPTLPVELADFAFKTLGTAPDRKTKVEFERCGHSPHYEQPTRFVGAMREFMERYQ